One genomic segment of Hordeum vulgare subsp. vulgare chromosome 2H, MorexV3_pseudomolecules_assembly, whole genome shotgun sequence includes these proteins:
- the LOC123430104 gene encoding protein transport protein SEC31-like translates to MQRHQTVAPFHSGSPHRPPPSRNLSFLEAAPPPSAPGAPCRAAAMLGQPRTSDPAEPRSGPNKSRCAAVSHIQGAVTGSVVPQPLRLHVPHSPHRQPARVAPAAIVASSRRSHRPRAPRVPRHLVAPTCRRAPRPTPLPAERPHASQAVQEG, encoded by the coding sequence ATGCAACGCCACCAGACGGTGGCGCCATTCCACTCCGGCTCTCCCCACCGACCACCACCATCtcgcaacctctccttcctcgagGCAGCACCACCACCATCTGCGCCGGGAGCGCCCTGTCGAGCAGCGGCAATGCTTGGTCAGCCCAGGACGAGCGACCCCGCTGAGCCCAGATCAGGCCCAAACAAGTCGAGATGCGCCGCCGTGTCCCACATCCAGGGCGCCGTCACCGGTAGCGTGGTGCCGCAGCCCCTCCGCCTGCACGTGCCACACTCGCCGCATCGTCAGCCTGCTCGCGTCGCGCCCGCCGCGATCGTCGCAAGCTCGCGTCGCAGCCATCGCCCGCGTGCACCACGCGTGCCGCGCCATCTCGTCGCGCCCACTTGCCGGCGCGCACCGCGCCCCACGCCTCTCCCGGCCGAGCGCCCCCATGCTTCCCAGGCCGTGCAAGAGGGATAG
- the LOC123426315 gene encoding uncharacterized protein LOC123426315 translates to MPPATGLMDDVVAEILLRLPPDEPGCLVRACLVSKPWRLLLTGNAFLRSYRKFHGAPPMLGFLHRLYDEDPCVARFVPTAKSFRPPLTDRRCWYALDARHGRALFYDSEQKPAEFVVWDPVTDGHRRIPLPETPKSWNAAVLCAVDDCDHLDCHGDDPFLVAFVGTDKEEEIWITSACFYSSEASSWSSTSFVEHRDASIEMQPSVLSGNALYFLCDPSTRILQCDFVGDRKLSVIDRPDVHENNIVLITAEDGTLGFAGVQESSIYLWSMEVDPDGAAAWVQHRVVDIGKLLPSRALMITPDVIGFAEGVGVIFLRTIVGLFTIELKSRRVRKVSSRGSVCTAIPYTSFYTPDRAIRQLQRPVMMH, encoded by the exons ATGCCGCCGGCGACGGGGCTGATGGACGACGTGGTCGCGGAGATCCTGCTCCGACTCCCGCCCGACGAGCCCGGGTGCCTCGTCCGCGCCTGCCTCGTATCCAAGCCCTGGCGCCTCCTCCTCACGGGTAACGCCTTCCTCCGGAGCTACCGCAAGTTCCACGGGGCACCGCCCATGCTGGGATTCCTCCACCGCCTCTACGACGAGGATCCCTGCGTCGCTCGATTCGTTCCCACGGCAAAGTCCTTCCGCCCGCCACTCACCGACCGCCGCTGCTGGTACGCACTCGACGCCCGCCACGGCCGAGCCCTCTTCTACGATTCAGAACAGAAGCCCGCTGAGTTCGTCGTCTGGGACCCCGTCACTGACGGGCACCGGAGGATCCCCCTTCCCGAGACCCCCAAGTCCTGGAACGCGGCGGTGCTCTGCGCCGTGGATGACTGCGACCATCTCGACTGCCATGGCGACGACCCCTTCCTCGTGGCATTCGTGGGCACCGACAAAGAGGAGGAGATCTGGATCACTTCCGCGTGCTTCTACTCGTCGGAGGCGAGTTCATGGAGCAGCACGAGCTTTGTTGAGCATCGAGATGCTTCCATCGAGATGCAGCCAAGCGTCCTCTCTGGAAATGCACTCTACTTCCTCTGCGATCCGAGCACGCGAATTCTGCAGTGCGACTTTGTTGGCGACAGGAAGCTATCGGTGATTGACCGGCCGGACGTCCATGAGAACAACATCGTCCTCATAACAGCCGAAGACGGCACACTGGGATTCGCAGGCGTCCAGGAATCCAGCATCTACCTTTGGTCCATGGAAGTCGATCCCGATGGAGCTGCAGCGTGGGTACAACATCGAGTCGTCGACATCGGGAAGCTGCTCCCCTCTCGCGCCCTCATGATCACACCGGATGTGATTGGATTCGCCGAAGGCGTCGGTGTCATTTTCTTGAGGACTATTGTTGGCCTGTTCACCATTGAGCTCAAGTCCCGCCGAGTAAGAAAGGTGTCCAGCAGGGGAAGCGTCTGCACTGCCATTCCCTACACGAGCTTCTACACTCCAG ATCGCGCTATTCGTCAATTGCAACGGCCAGTGATGATGCATTGA